The following proteins are encoded in a genomic region of Asterias amurensis chromosome 5, ASM3211899v1:
- the LOC139937699 gene encoding uncharacterized protein — protein sequence MGAFVMIVCVVMLGLCSPPCLASGVWSQHPQDQTVDEGRSVSFTCVTTVNTQVQCPGGPSYIYWMYKSKTSALKPYSFCSSLYSGVPARVSVSLESNSHVSRLYISNVTSSDEGRYFCKSLGGGGQHEVSEEALLTVNISEPATTPTPTCQPQNDINPQCSFRHVNPKEDQEILLSCRQPEGGQTTLSWSSSNNGTLVSSREEQTTTQGNFHNVTHVLRKSDNCERFTCRAEGNCGVLQCEVGPFKFPVFVSPQEMKVVESGGPDIFTCNTDALPSTCTYKWFVRSKDQPPQAVDDKETDQFELLEAGKSLRVNALSVADNGTEVKCEVEYQSNCSQSSPWAVLLISTQGSGAPSSAIAVAAHSSMGLMVWCFVIAGVGLVLTAIPHVF from the coding sequence ATGGGCGCATTTGTGATGATTGTTTGTGTGGTGATGCTTGGACTTTGTTCGCCTCCTTGTTTAGCGTCAGGTGTTTGGAGTCAGCATCCCCAAGACCAGACTGTTGATGAAGGGAGAAGTGTCTCTTTTACTTGTGTGACCACTGTTAACACACAAGTACAGTGCCCAGGGGGTCCATCTTATATCTACTGGATGTATAAATCTAAAACTTCAGCCTTGAAACCATATAGTTTCTGTAGTAGTTTATATTCTGGCGTTCCTGCACGTGTAAGTGTAAGTTTGGAAAGCAACTCACATGTGTCTCGGTTGTATATCTCAAACGTAACCTCCTCAGATGAAGGGAGGTATTTTTGCAAATCACTTGGTGGTGGTGGTCAACATGAAGTTTCTGAAGAGGCGCTGTTAACAGTGAACATATCAGAACCTGCAACAACCCCTACACCCACATGTCAACCACAGAATGATATCAATCCACAGTGTAGCTTCAGACACGTCAATCCTAAAGAAGATCAGGAGATATTGTTAAGCTGTAGACAACCAGAGGGTGGGCAGACAACACTCAGCTGGTCCTCCTCCAATAATGGAACTTTGGTGTCCAGCAGGGAGGAGCAGACTACAACTCAAGGCAACTTTCACAATGTGACGCATGTCCTCAGAAAATCTGACAACTGTGAGAGGTTTACATGCCGTGCCGAGGGAAACTGTGGTGTTTTGCAGTGTGAAGTAGGTCCGTTCAAGTTTCCTGTGTTTGTATCacctcaagaaatgaaagtagTGGAAAGTGGTGGGCCGGATATTTTCACCTGTAACACTGATGCTTTGCCTTCTACATGTACCTACAAGTGGTTTGTACGCTCAAAGGACCAACCACCACAAGCTGTTGATGATAAAGAGACTGATCAGTTTGAGTTGCTTGAAGCTGGGAAGTCCCTAAGAGTGAATGCTCTGTCTGTCGCTGACAACGGAACTGAAGTGAAATGTGAGGTGGAGTACCAATCCAACTGCAGTCAGAGCAGCCCTTGGGCAGTGCTGCTGATTTCTACGCAGGGCTCCGGAGCTCCTTCATCAGCAATTGCAGTTGCTGCACACTCTTCTATGGGACTCATGGTGTGGTGTTTCGTAATTGCGGGAGTTGGTCTTGTCCTAACTGCCATCCCGCATGTCTTCTGA
- the LOC139936920 gene encoding U4/U6 small nuclear ribonucleoprotein Prp3-like — MAMSLSKRDLDDMRPMVDDIVRKVLGFSESSVTMAALNCVSKGMSKTKTIDLLKPLIDQSAPKFVEKLFEAIEQSHINRDDHKAKKRPIKDEEIIDIKAKKPKTRFESSEQEEEPTAMEQWTPQQIKDMMASARLQIMAKQDQKPTRPQRQPLPPPSVPAPNATPQVLMNDAMDKARRAAEIQNRIQASMATAGLGQLVLQQALAGVSMKQAESALVGDKQPAGPVSKPTPLILDDQGRTVDAAGKEITLTHRVPTLKANIRAKRREEFKMNQSEKPQDAVNEASKFFDNSLAQAPVQRSRRLFKFHEEGRFEQLAQRIRAKSQLEKLQNEIAQAAKKTGISSATKLALIVPKKELKEGEIPDTEWWDTFILPRDSYVDCRRQEASSSKGTPEKYVGITKLVEHPIQINPPVETTQTVTMPIYLTKKERKKLRRQTRREIQKEIQEKVRLGLEPPPEPKVRMANLMRVLGNEAVQDPTKVEAHVRAQMAKRQRTHEEANAARKLTADQRKEKKVRKIKEDTSAGINVTVYCVRNLKNPAHRFKVEANANQLHMTGMAISHKDVNVVVVEGGPKQQKKFQRLMMHRIKWGKDKKRGDIDSDDSDNESETKANECTIVWQGLVKQRNFSELKFKQCVTESMAREQFRKHGVEHYWGLAHGQRIMEATEDV; from the exons ATGGCGATGTCCCTGTCTAAGCGAGATTTGGACGATATGCGACCAATGGTGGATGACATCGTGAGAAAAGTGCTAGGATTTTCAGAGTCTAGTGTCACGATGGCTGCATTAAACTGTGTCAGTAAAGGAATGAGTAAGACGAAAACAATCG ACTTGTTAAAACCCCTGATCGACCAGTCAGCACCAAAGTTTGTGGAGAAGCTTTTTGAGGCCATCGAGCAAAGTCACATTAACAGAGACGACCACAAAGCAAAGAAAAGACCGATTAAG GATGAGGAGATCATTGACATTAAAGCTAAGAAGCCCAAGACGAGGTTTGAGAGTAGCGAACAAGAGGAAGAGCCGACCGCGATGGAGCAGTGGACACCCCAGCAGATCAAAGACATGATGGCCTCAGCCAGGCTACAGATCATGGCCAAGCAAGACCAAAAG CCAACAAGACCTCAACGTCAACCACTTCCTCCACCCTCTGTACCGGCCCCCAACGCCACCCCTCAAGTCCTGATGAACGACGCCATGGACAAGGCAAGAAGAGCAGCTGAGATCCAGAATCGCATTCAAGCCTCGATGGCGACGGCCGGCCTGGGCCAGCTGGTTCTTCAACAGGCCCTGGCCGGGGTCAGCATGAAACAGGCTGAGAGTGCTCTTGTAGGGGACAAGCAACCCGCTGGCCCGGTTTCAAA GCCAACTCCTTTGATTCTGGATGATCAGGGTAGAACAGTCGATGCTGCTGGAAAGGAAATTACATTAACTCATCGGGTACCAACATTGAAG gcaaacatCCGAGCCAAGAGGAGGGAAGAATTCAAAATGAATCAATCGGAGAAGCCGCAGGATGCAGTCAACGAGGCCTCCAAGTTCTTTGACAACAGCCTTGCCCAGGCGCCGGTGCAGCGCAGCCGACGATTGTTCAAGTTCCACGAAGAGGGACGGTTTGAGCAGCTGGCTCAGAGAATCAGAGCTAAG TCGCAATTAGAAAAACTTCAGAATGAGATTGCACAGGCGGCAAAGAAAACCGGAATTTCGTCAGCGACAAAGCTTGCACTCATTGTTCCAAAGAAAGAATTG AAAGAAGGTGAGATACCAGACACAGAATGGTGGGACACCTTCATCCTACCCAGGGATTCGTACGTGGATTGCAGACGCCAGGAAGCCAGCAGTAGCAAGGGTACCCCAGAGAAGTACGTGGGTATCACCAAGCTGGTGGAGCACCCTATACAGATCAACCCACCTG TTGAGACGACACAGACTGTTACAATGCCCATCTATCTAACCAAGAAAGAACGGAAGAAACTGCGGAGGCAGACAAGACGAGAAATCCAGAAAGAGATCCAGGAGAAGGTGCGACTCGGACTGGAACCTCCGCCAGAACCAAAAG TGAGGATGGCCAACCTGATGCGTGTATTGGGCAATGAAGCCGTCCAAGACCCTACGAAGGTAGAGGCTCATGTCAGGGCACAGATGGCAAAGAGACAGAG AACTCACGAGGAGGCCAACGCTGCGCGCAAACTGACCGCAGACCAACGCAAAGAGAAGAAGGTACGCAAGATAAAGGAGGACACGTCGGCGGGGATCAACGTGACCGTGTACTGCGTGAGGAATCTTAAGAACCCCGCCCATCGCTTCAAGGTAGAAGCCAATGCTAACCAGCTGCATATGACAGGCATGGCGATATCGCATAAGGACGTCAATGTAGTGGTCGTTGAAGGAG GGCCTAAGCAGCAGAAGAAGTTTCAGAGATTGATGATGCATCGGATCAAGTGGGGCAAGGATAAAAAGAGAGGAGACATTG ACTCTGACGACTCGGACAACGAGTCGGAGACCAAGGCCAACGAGTGCACCATCGTCTGGCAAGGACTGGTCAAGCAGCGCAACTTCAGCGAGCTGAAATTCAAGCAGTGCGTGACAGAGTCCATGGCAAGGGAGCAGTTCCGCAAGCACGGCGTGGAACACTACTGGGGCCTGGCCCACGGTCAACGCATCATGGAGGCCACAGAGGATGTGTAA